One region of Armigeres subalbatus isolate Guangzhou_Male chromosome 3, GZ_Asu_2, whole genome shotgun sequence genomic DNA includes:
- the LOC134224452 gene encoding putative uncharacterized protein DDB_G0277255: protein MIRDPGAGPHESPEPQPSIKYDRIVYDMHRPPVAAAAVPPVTPMELDPETPLDMTVRRKDSSDRPPEVNTTGISAADLQHSCNTGGGNGNDAPINLNTRPSVITKAPPPPIKKRISSMHSNGEIVIKSAVGDNLSPVNCDVFIEEHFRRSLGNTYASIYGNNNNNQQKSSGSDTRNSSTSSSSSISSSSSNSSSNSAVLSTSSSSSGISSVASMVAGGTSSSAGSVAGNNVNFSVNSHLGSVSPIIRHNNIIPPVVEISPLLKVKSEPGLVQPHVRPELKIKPELGTVQHMRPDSEEEVDDHFAKALGNDTWKMIQEKKMNL from the exons ATGATCCGAGATCCGGGTGCCGGTCCTCACGAAAGTCCAG aaccGCAACCGTCGATCAAATATGACCGGATTGTATATGACATGCATCGACCACCAGTTGCCGCAGCCGCCGTTCCACCGGTAACTCCGATGGAGCTGGATCCGGAAACCCCGCTAGATATGACCGTCCGTCGGAAGGACTCGTCAGATCGCCCACCTGAAGTGAACACCACCGGGATATCGGCGGCTGATCTTCAACACAGCTGCAACACCGGCGGCGGAAATGGCAACGATGCGCCAATCAATCTTAACACACGTCCCAGTGTGATAACGAAAGCGCCTCCGCCGCCAATCAAGAAGCGCATCAGCAGTATGCATAGCAATG GTGAAATAGTGATAAAAAGCGCTGTGGGTGATAATCTGTCTCCGGTGAACTGTGACGTTTTCATCGAGGAACACTTCCGGAGATCGTTAGGTAATACATATGCTTCCATCTATggaaacaacaacaataatCAGCAGAAAAGCAGTGGCAGTGATACCAGAAACAGTAGTACTAGCAGCAGTAGCAGTATTAGCAGTAGTTCGAGCAATAGTAGCAGCAATAGCGCTGTCTTGAGCACTAGCAGTAGCTCCAGTGGAATCAGCAGTGTTGCCAGTATGGTCGCCGGGGGAACCAGTAGCAGTGCCGGTAGCGTCGCCGGAAATAACGTTAACTTTAGTGTTAACAGTCACCTGGGAAGCGTAAGTCCTATCATTAGACATAATAACATAATCCCACCGGTGGTCGAGATCTCACCATTGCTTAAGGTAAAATCTGAGCCAGGATTGGTTCAACCGCACGTTCGACCCGAGCTTAAAATCAAACCCGAACTGGGCACCGTACAGCATATGAGGCCCGATTCCGAGGAAGAAGTCGATGATCATTTTGCTAAAGCTCTCGGAAATGACACATGGAAAATGATACAGGAGAAAAAGATGAACCTGTGA